A single window of Achromobacter xylosoxidans DNA harbors:
- a CDS encoding low affinity iron permease family protein has protein sequence MAATRVPRRRTPPPRPAAARNAAKGNPVSRFFDHFAAHVTRWAGSPVAFGLALIAVILWGISGPAFGYSETWQLVINTGTTIVTFLMVFLIQQSQNKDSEALHLKLDELLIALEGADERLVDAERLDEDKLLALAAACTARARTQRRKRARSRRQR, from the coding sequence ATGGCAGCCACCCGCGTACCGAGGCGGCGGACCCCGCCGCCCCGACCCGCCGCGGCCCGCAACGCGGCCAAGGGCAATCCGGTGTCGCGCTTCTTCGACCATTTTGCCGCCCATGTGACCCGCTGGGCGGGATCGCCGGTGGCATTCGGGCTGGCGTTGATCGCGGTGATCCTGTGGGGAATCTCGGGCCCCGCGTTCGGTTATTCCGAGACCTGGCAGCTGGTGATCAACACGGGCACGACCATCGTGACCTTCCTGATGGTGTTCCTGATCCAGCAGAGCCAGAACAAGGACAGCGAGGCGCTGCACCTGAAGCTGGACGAACTGCTGATCGCGCTCGAAGGGGCCGACGAAAGGCTGGTGGATGCCGAACGCCTGGACGAGGACAAACTGCTGGCGTTGGCGGCTGCCTGCACCGCGCGCGCCAGGACCCAGCGGCGCAAGCGCGCCCGCAGCCGGAGGCAGAGATGA
- a CDS encoding calcium:proton antiporter, producing the protein MKSILQSEKYLLLACLVAVAGYAVDPRLGDHGRLASALETAVLVTAILAASLSVARHAERIAQKLGDPYGSMILTLSAVLVEVIVLAIVSSRAASPTLVRDSIYSAVMLDINGILGVAALLGGFKHGEQAYNDDSARTYSVMILTAVTVSMVIPEFVPQAGWRAYSGFTIVAMLLLYGVFLRMQTGPHSYFFSYSYPDKKTRRPLPASGYPSRRQSVAVMAAGIIAVGALAELMSHSLNRSLAGIDVPVGLVALIVAGISAAPEMLTALRAALANRMQSVVNIALGASLSTVILTVPAMEAMALLSGQRIDMAMTPLQTVMMLATLLVAAINLNDGQTNAIEGMTHFVLFGTFLMLLGLGL; encoded by the coding sequence ATGAAATCCATTCTGCAGTCCGAGAAATACCTGCTGCTGGCCTGCCTGGTGGCCGTGGCGGGATACGCGGTCGATCCCCGCCTGGGCGATCACGGCCGGCTCGCCAGCGCGCTCGAGACGGCCGTGCTGGTCACGGCCATCCTGGCGGCTTCGCTGAGCGTGGCGCGCCACGCCGAACGCATCGCCCAAAAGCTGGGCGACCCCTACGGCAGCATGATCCTGACGTTGTCGGCGGTGCTGGTGGAAGTGATCGTGCTGGCCATCGTCTCGTCCCGGGCCGCGTCGCCGACGCTGGTGCGCGACAGCATCTATTCGGCCGTGATGCTGGATATCAACGGCATCCTGGGCGTGGCCGCGCTGCTCGGCGGCTTCAAGCATGGCGAGCAGGCCTACAACGACGATTCCGCCCGCACCTACAGCGTGATGATCCTGACCGCGGTGACGGTATCGATGGTCATCCCCGAGTTCGTCCCGCAAGCCGGCTGGCGCGCCTACAGCGGCTTCACCATCGTGGCGATGCTGTTGCTCTACGGCGTATTCCTGCGCATGCAGACCGGCCCGCACAGTTATTTCTTCAGCTACAGCTATCCCGACAAGAAAACCCGCCGCCCGCTGCCGGCGTCCGGCTATCCGAGCCGGCGCCAGTCGGTTGCCGTGATGGCCGCCGGCATCATCGCGGTGGGCGCGCTGGCCGAGCTGATGTCGCACTCCCTGAACCGCAGCCTGGCGGGCATCGACGTGCCGGTCGGGCTGGTGGCGCTGATCGTGGCCGGCATCTCGGCCGCGCCGGAAATGCTGACCGCCCTGCGCGCGGCGCTGGCCAACCGCATGCAATCGGTGGTCAACATCGCGCTGGGCGCCTCGCTGTCCACCGTGATCCTGACCGTGCCGGCCATGGAAGCCATGGCGCTGCTCTCCGGCCAGCGCATCGATATGGCCATGACGCCGCTGCAGACCGTGATGATGCTGGCGACCCTGCTGGTGGCCGCCATCAATCTGAACGACGGCCAGACCAATGCGATCGAAGGTATGACGCACTTCGTCCTTTTTGGCACTTTCCTGATGCTGCTGGGCCTGGGACTGTAG
- a CDS encoding endonuclease/exonuclease/phosphatase family protein — MSAMTLTVLTVNTHKGYTSFNRRYMLYDLREALRSAAPDLVFLQEVVGEHQDMAARHPGDHGAAASQYEFLADTLWRDFAYGRNAVYPAGHHGNAVLSRYPIARFENHDVSVGGHESRGLLHCELEVPGQAGAVHAICVHLGLLARHREQQIASLCRLVARDVPAGASLLIAGDFNDWRLKADHLLRDCRVQEVFTSRLGRPARTFPARWPLLRLDRIYVRNVRGWRPVPLASRVWSRLSDHVPIAAEISL, encoded by the coding sequence ATGTCCGCCATGACCTTGACGGTGCTGACCGTCAACACCCACAAGGGCTACACCAGCTTCAACCGCCGCTACATGCTGTACGACCTGCGCGAAGCGCTGCGCTCGGCGGCGCCCGACCTGGTCTTCCTGCAGGAGGTGGTGGGCGAACACCAGGATATGGCCGCGCGCCATCCAGGCGACCACGGAGCGGCGGCATCGCAGTACGAATTCCTGGCCGACACGCTGTGGCGCGACTTCGCCTACGGCCGCAACGCCGTGTATCCCGCGGGCCACCATGGCAATGCCGTACTGTCGCGCTATCCGATCGCGCGCTTCGAGAACCACGACGTCAGTGTCGGCGGCCACGAGAGCCGCGGCCTGCTGCATTGCGAACTCGAGGTCCCCGGGCAGGCCGGCGCCGTCCATGCGATCTGCGTGCACCTGGGGCTGCTGGCGCGCCATCGCGAACAGCAGATCGCCAGCCTGTGCCGCCTGGTGGCGCGCGACGTGCCGGCCGGCGCATCCTTGCTGATCGCGGGCGATTTCAACGACTGGCGCCTGAAGGCGGACCACCTGCTGCGCGACTGCCGGGTGCAGGAGGTGTTCACGTCGCGCCTGGGACGGCCGGCCCGCACCTTTCCGGCCCGCTGGCCGCTGCTGCGCCTGGACCGCATCTACGTGCGCAACGTGCGCGGCTGGCGCCCCGTGCCGCTGGCCTCGCGCGTCTGGTCGCGCCTGTCCGACCATGTGCCGATCGCGGCGGAGATCTCGCTATGA